The Deinococcus sp. KNUC1210 genomic interval GCGACCGGATGTGCCAGCACCGCCAGGAACGGAGTGAAGGGTTTGGCGAGGTTGAAGACGATGGTGGTGGGGTTCTGAGCCACGATCGCCTTGTCCATGATTCCGAAGGCCGCGGTGTCGTCCTTCCTGATCGACGCGGCGCTGCCCATAATGGGTTCGAGCAGCAGGGTAGAGCCGCCGGCGTCGGCACTGATCAGCATCTGGCGCATCAGGCTGTACTTCACATCCGCAGCCGTCACCGGGGTGCCGTCGCTGAACCTGGCGGCCGGGTTGAGTTTGATGGTGAAGGTGCGGCCGCCGTTGGTAATGGTCGGCAGAGCGGCGGCCAGCAGCGGCTGATTGACGATCTTGGGGTTGCTGGCTTCGGTTTCGAGGTCGCTTGGGGCGGGGAAGTACAGGGTTTCCAGGGTGTTCTGAAGAATTTCACTGCAGGCGGCGTCGTAGCACTGGGCCGGGTCGAAGCTGGACCAGTCCGCGATGGTCAGGCTGACCAGGGTGTCCGGGTTCTTGACCTGCGCCGACGCGAGGGTGCCCAGCAGCAGCAGGGGGGTGATCCATCCGAGTTTCTTCATGCCTTCCTCCTGAATGTGGGTCGTCTGTGTGGATTGGCGGCGATGCGGGCGCAGATGGCGCCGGATACCAAACCCACCAACGTTCTGGTGCGCAGGTGGCGACCAGATCGCTCAGAAGACCGGTGTTGGGGTAATCCCGGCCGTAGTCAGGCCGGGGCGCCTTATGGACCGGTGTTGTTGAGAGATGTCAACGCTGGGGCAAACCGTCTGTCACAATAGACCTTAACTGGTGATGCAAGGAGTACCACTTATGCCCAAAACTGCTCGACCACTTTTGCCCCGTGAACGTCATCATCAGGAGCTCGAGCTGCCTTTAGAACTGGACCGCAGCGATTCCCGTCCTCTTCCCGAACAACTCGCCGCCCAGTGGCGCGAAGCGATTCTCCAGGGGCGGCTGGCCGCTGGGGCCCGCCTGCCGTCCAGCCGTGTTCTCTCGAAAGCTCTCGGGATTACCCGGCACGTCGTGCTGCTGGCCGTCGACGAACTGGTGATCGAGGGGTACGTGATCTCCCGGCCTGGTTCGGGCGTGACCGTCTCTGCCGATGCCCGGCCTCCAGCTGTGTCACCCCCGTCGCTCGGAATGCCCCATCGCTGGCAACGACAGCCGGTTCCTCCGAGCTTCAGCGATCCCCTTCCGAGACCAGGGATCCTGGAGTTCCGTCTTGGGGAGCCGAGTGTCGACCGTTGGCCCGAGGAAGCGTGGCGCCGCGTATGGCGCGAGACCAGCGGGGTTCGGCCGCCGGTCGGTTACCTGGATCCGCAGGGTGAGCCCGAGCTCCGGGAGACAGTAGCGGCTTACCTCAGGCGGACGCGCGGCCTGAACTGTCAGGGGGATCAGGTGTTGATCACCTCCAGCAGTTTGGCCGCGCTCTCACTGCTGATCAGGGCCACCGTCGCGCCAGGGGACCTGGTCGGCCTGGAAGAGCCCGGGTACCTGCATGCCCGGCACATTCTGTTGCAGCGCGGCGCCGACCTGCAGGCCTGCCCCGTGGATGACGACGGTCTGCGGATCGACACGCTCCCGGTCGCGGAAGCGGCGCCAGGCATGCTGTACTGCACACCGTCGCACCAGTACCCGCTGGGCGGCCGGATGGCGCTGCCGCGCCGAGCGGCGCTGCTGGACTGGGCGGAGGCACATAACGTGCTGGTGGTCGAGGACGATTACGACAGCGAATTCCGCTTTGATACCGCCCCGCTTCCGGCACTGGCGTCCCTGGACCGATTCGGGCGGGTGGCGTACCTCGGAACCTTCTCCAAGTCCCTGACACCAGCGCTGCGGGTCGGGTACCTGGTCGGCCCGACCGACCTGATCGCACGGCTGCTGCGCTTCCGACAACTGACGGGCGACCAGGTGTCCTGGCCGGTGCAGCACGCCCTGGCCGCGTTCATTCAAGGCGGGCACCTGGAACGTCACATCGGCTCGATGCGCCGCGAATACGCGCGGAAACGTGCGGCACTGCTCGAGGTCTTCCGGCCCTGATCCTGAACTGGGCACGTTTATCGGCTTGGACGCCGGATTTCACGTGTTCCTTGAGCTCCCAGAACAGTTCCGGGCTGCGGACATCGCCGCCAGCTGCGAGGCGCTCGGGGTGGCGGTGCAGACGATCGAGCGCTACTACCTCGGTTCGGCTGCACGTCAAGGGCTGCTGCTGGGCTACGGCACCCTGAGCCTTGACGACATCCGCCGCGGAGCTCAGGTCATCCTGGAAGTTCTCAAGCGGCACTCTGTGGCCTCGTGAAGTCGCAGCCCCTCCTTCCAGTCATGCTGGCACCAGGTTCAAGGTTGCTCTTCGGGCTGGCAAGTCTTCATCATCAGGACCGGTTGGAGAGGCGCTGGTGATCCGTCTTGCGAGGCGAACTTCTGTGAATGTCAGTGCCCTCCCCACTGGGTTGAGGATGCTCCGATCACCGCGGACGACCGTGAGGCCTTCACCATAAGTTCCCTGCCATGGCGGGGATCGACCAGGCTCCGGTCAAGCCTGACGCGCTGAATGCGACAGGGCACCGGCGTATCGGGCAGCAGTTGACGCTCACTTTCCTGAGGGCGCGGCTGGAGGTTGCGTTGCACGTCCGCCGCCTGGGCACCAGATAGATGAAAATCCAGTCGGTACTGAAGGTTCGAAGGTTTCTGCTCAATCGCCGTAGGCGTTGGAAGCCGTGGCCTGAACCAATTCACAACACGGTTTCAGCTGTGTGCAGGCCCGTTCACAGAGCCACGATGAGCAGGGCAACGAATCATATTCTCGGCGTAGTTCGCTTCCCCGGCTACGCAGCAAGGTGAACTGCCGCACCGACACTCTGTATCCATCGAAATGCCCGATACAATGAAGGTATGGTTTCCGGACGTCCCCACCTCAGCGGCCTGTCTACGCTGCTCCGCACGCCGTTGACCGCGCTGCTGGCTGTTGCCGAGACCGGGAGTTTCAGTAAAGCCGCCGCCGAGCTCGGTCTGTCCCAGTCCACCCT includes:
- a CDS encoding PLP-dependent aminotransferase family protein, with amino-acid sequence MPKTARPLLPRERHHQELELPLELDRSDSRPLPEQLAAQWREAILQGRLAAGARLPSSRVLSKALGITRHVVLLAVDELVIEGYVISRPGSGVTVSADARPPAVSPPSLGMPHRWQRQPVPPSFSDPLPRPGILEFRLGEPSVDRWPEEAWRRVWRETSGVRPPVGYLDPQGEPELRETVAAYLRRTRGLNCQGDQVLITSSSLAALSLLIRATVAPGDLVGLEEPGYLHARHILLQRGADLQACPVDDDGLRIDTLPVAEAAPGMLYCTPSHQYPLGGRMALPRRAALLDWAEAHNVLVVEDDYDSEFRFDTAPLPALASLDRFGRVAYLGTFSKSLTPALRVGYLVGPTDLIARLLRFRQLTGDQVSWPVQHALAAFIQGGHLERHIGSMRREYARKRAALLEVFRP